One segment of Pleomorphomonas sp. PLEO DNA contains the following:
- a CDS encoding ABC transporter ATP-binding protein, whose amino-acid sequence MGGVSIRIENLSVTFDGFQALKSVSIAVDKGESFGLVGESGSGKSTLLRAVAGLAPVSGGTIEVNGEKLSGIRRSRAFRRAVQMVFQDPYASLHPRQTVDRQLLEPLAIHGIGEGERRILKALDEVGLGPSFRFRYPHQLSGGQRQRVAIARALIVEPEILLLDEPTSALDASVQAEVLNLLEDVRGRHGLTYVMVSHDLGVVTHMCSRLAVMKGGEVVETLAAADLAGNRVVSDYTRRLMVASKGFSREAVPG is encoded by the coding sequence GTGGGCGGCGTGAGCATCCGCATTGAAAACCTGTCTGTGACCTTCGACGGCTTCCAGGCGCTGAAGTCGGTAAGCATCGCCGTCGACAAGGGCGAATCCTTCGGCCTCGTCGGCGAGAGCGGCTCGGGCAAGTCGACGTTGCTGCGCGCAGTGGCCGGCCTGGCGCCGGTCAGCGGTGGCACCATTGAGGTGAACGGCGAAAAGTTGTCCGGTATCCGGCGCAGCCGCGCCTTCCGCCGCGCCGTGCAGATGGTATTCCAGGATCCCTACGCCTCGCTGCATCCGCGCCAGACCGTCGATCGGCAGCTCTTGGAGCCGTTGGCCATTCACGGTATCGGCGAGGGTGAACGACGGATCCTCAAGGCACTCGACGAGGTCGGCCTCGGCCCGTCTTTCCGCTTCCGCTATCCCCATCAGCTCTCGGGCGGCCAACGGCAGCGTGTTGCCATCGCCCGCGCCCTGATCGTCGAACCCGAAATCCTGTTGCTCGACGAGCCGACCTCGGCGCTCGATGCTTCAGTGCAGGCCGAGGTGCTGAATTTGTTGGAGGACGTGCGCGGCCGCCACGGCCTCACCTATGTCATGGTCAGCCATGATCTGGGCGTGGTCACCCACATGTGCAGCCGTCTCGCGGTGATGAAAGGCGGCGAAGTGGTGGAGACGCTGGCGGCCGCCGATCTTGCCGGTAACCGGGTCGTGTCCGATTATACCCGGCGGTTGATGGTGGCGAGCAAAGGCTTTTCGCGCGAGGCAGTGCCCGGCTGA
- a CDS encoding ABC transporter ATP-binding protein produces MKPLLTVSNLSVTYPTRTGVVEAVRGISFELGRERLGIVGESGSGKSQTGRAIMGLTPPPGIVRADALSFSGVDLLKTGSATWRDMRGSRMAMILQDPKFSLNPVMTIGRQITETLRRHENVTKREARRRALEMLEAVQITDPERVFGLYPYEVSGGMGQRAMIAMMLVCGPELLIADEPTSALDVTVQLEVLGILDRLVRDNGMGLIFISHDLRLVSSFCDRVLVMYAGRIVEELATADLSKATHPYTRGLLDCTPKIGESRHPLPVLERRKEWAA; encoded by the coding sequence ATGAAGCCGCTCCTTACCGTTAGCAACCTGTCGGTCACCTATCCCACCCGTACCGGCGTCGTTGAAGCCGTGCGCGGCATCTCTTTCGAGCTTGGCCGCGAGCGGCTCGGCATTGTTGGTGAGAGTGGCTCAGGCAAGTCGCAGACTGGCCGTGCCATCATGGGTCTGACGCCGCCACCTGGCATCGTCCGAGCCGACGCACTGTCATTTTCCGGCGTCGATCTCCTCAAAACGGGCTCCGCCACGTGGCGTGACATGCGCGGCAGCCGCATGGCGATGATCCTTCAGGACCCCAAGTTTTCGCTCAACCCGGTGATGACCATCGGTCGCCAGATCACCGAGACGCTGCGTCGCCACGAGAATGTCACCAAGCGCGAGGCGCGGCGTCGCGCCCTCGAGATGCTGGAGGCGGTGCAGATCACCGATCCCGAGCGGGTGTTCGGCCTCTATCCCTATGAGGTGTCGGGCGGTATGGGCCAGCGGGCGATGATCGCCATGATGCTGGTCTGCGGTCCGGAATTGCTCATCGCCGACGAGCCCACCTCGGCGCTTGATGTTACCGTCCAGCTCGAGGTGCTCGGTATCCTCGATCGTCTGGTGCGGGACAACGGCATGGGCCTCATCTTCATCAGCCATGACCTGCGTCTCGTCTCGTCTTTCTGCGACCGGGTGCTGGTGATGTACGCCGGCCGCATCGTTGAAGAACTCGCCACGGCCGATCTCAGCAAAGCGACGCATCCCTATACGCGCGGCCTTCTCGACTGCACGCCCAAGATCGGTGAGAGCCGGCATCCGCTGCCCGTGCTCGAACGACGGAAGGAGTGGGCGGCGTGA
- a CDS encoding ABC transporter permease, with protein sequence MTDSSPSAPESWRDWLLTAEPHSRHQARLGRAYVTWRRFSENRLAVTGLVIILALVFIAIFADLVAPHSATVGNLAGARLLPPGSPGFLLGSDDQGRDILSRLIVGSRITLAVVALVAIIAAPVGLLIGTVAGFAGGYIDAVLMRITDIFLAFPKLILALAFVAALGPGIENAIIAIALTSWPPYARLARAETLGVRNSDYIAAVRLMGASPTRIVVRHIMPMCLSSLIVRVTLDMAGIILTAAGLGFLGLGAQPPMPEWGTMIASGRRFILDQWWVATMPGLAILVVSLGFNLLGDGLRDALDPRESGR encoded by the coding sequence ATGACCGACTCCTCGCCCTCCGCACCCGAAAGCTGGCGTGACTGGCTGCTCACCGCCGAGCCGCACTCCCGCCACCAGGCCCGGCTCGGCCGCGCCTATGTCACCTGGCGGCGCTTCTCCGAAAACCGCCTCGCGGTCACTGGCCTCGTGATCATTCTGGCGCTGGTGTTCATCGCCATCTTTGCCGATCTTGTGGCGCCTCATTCGGCCACGGTCGGCAACCTTGCCGGCGCCCGTCTGTTGCCGCCGGGCTCGCCCGGCTTCTTGCTCGGCAGTGACGATCAGGGCCGCGACATCTTGTCCCGCCTGATCGTCGGCTCGCGCATCACCCTCGCCGTGGTGGCGCTGGTGGCCATTATCGCCGCGCCGGTCGGCCTGTTGATCGGCACCGTCGCGGGCTTTGCCGGCGGCTATATCGATGCGGTGCTGATGCGCATCACCGACATTTTTCTCGCCTTCCCGAAGCTGATCCTGGCGCTGGCCTTCGTGGCGGCACTGGGCCCGGGCATCGAGAACGCGATCATTGCCATCGCGCTCACCTCTTGGCCGCCCTACGCTCGTCTCGCCCGAGCCGAGACGCTGGGTGTGCGAAATTCCGACTATATCGCCGCCGTTCGCCTGATGGGTGCTTCACCGACCCGCATCGTTGTCCGCCACATCATGCCGATGTGCCTCTCCTCGCTGATCGTCCGCGTCACGCTCGACATGGCCGGCATCATCCTGACGGCGGCCGGCCTCGGCTTCCTCGGCCTTGGCGCCCAGCCGCCAATGCCGGAGTGGGGAACGATGATTGCTTCGGGCCGCCGTTTCATCCTCGATCAGTGGTGGGTCGCAACCATGCCCGGCCTTGCCATCCTGGTCGTCAGTCTTGGATTCAATCTTCTCGGCGACGGCTTGCGCGACGCTCTGGACCCCAGGGAGTCTGGCCGATGA
- a CDS encoding ABC transporter permease, which produces MTAIEASKPARRRRSRRLAVNFGRFAIMLATTFLGLLAVTFFIGRVVPIDPVLAIVGDRAPAAVVERVREQMGFNLPLWEQFFIYLRQALTGDFGVSVLTTNPVFDDILRVFPATLELATVGTLIGAGLGVPLGVIAAVRRGSFVDQIVRIVGLIGYSVPIFWLGLLSLLLFYARLKWVAYPGRLDVAYEYTFTPITGLYLVDAAWTRQWDILWDAFRHIILPGSLLGYFSLAYISRMTRSFMLNELGQEYIVAARAKGLSERRIVWFHALRNAAVPLVTVIALSYAGLLEGSVLTETVFSWPGIGLYITNSLQNADMNAVLGGTIMIGSVFIAINLFSDLLYRLLDPRTRM; this is translated from the coding sequence ATGACGGCGATCGAAGCCTCGAAGCCGGCCCGACGACGGCGTAGCCGCCGTCTGGCGGTTAATTTCGGTCGGTTTGCCATCATGTTGGCGACCACCTTCCTCGGCCTCCTCGCCGTCACCTTCTTCATCGGACGTGTGGTGCCGATCGATCCAGTGCTGGCAATCGTCGGCGATCGCGCGCCGGCGGCCGTCGTCGAGCGCGTCCGCGAGCAGATGGGGTTCAACCTGCCGCTCTGGGAGCAGTTCTTCATCTACCTGCGGCAGGCATTGACAGGTGACTTTGGCGTCTCGGTGCTGACGACCAATCCGGTGTTTGACGACATTCTCAGGGTGTTTCCGGCGACGCTGGAGCTTGCCACCGTCGGTACGCTGATCGGTGCCGGCCTGGGCGTGCCGCTCGGCGTCATCGCCGCTGTCCGGCGCGGCTCTTTCGTCGACCAGATCGTCCGCATCGTTGGCCTTATCGGCTATTCGGTGCCGATCTTCTGGCTAGGATTGCTGTCGCTGTTGTTATTCTACGCGCGTCTCAAGTGGGTGGCCTATCCTGGCCGCCTCGACGTCGCCTACGAATATACGTTCACGCCGATCACCGGCCTCTATCTCGTCGACGCCGCCTGGACGCGGCAATGGGATATCCTCTGGGACGCCTTCCGCCACATCATTCTTCCCGGTTCGTTGCTCGGCTATTTCTCGCTCGCCTACATCAGCCGCATGACACGCTCCTTCATGCTGAACGAGCTGGGCCAGGAATACATCGTCGCTGCCCGCGCCAAGGGCCTCAGCGAGCGTCGGATCGTCTGGTTCCACGCGCTCCGCAACGCCGCCGTCCCCCTCGTCACCGTCATTGCGCTGTCCTACGCCGGCCTCCTTGAAGGGTCGGTCCTGACCGAGACGGTGTTCTCCTGGCCCGGCATCGGCCTCTACATCACCAACTCGCTGCAGAATGCCGACATGAACGCCGTGCTCGGCGGCACCATCATGATCGGCTCGGTGTTCATTGCCATCAATCTGTTCTCCGACCTTCTCTATCGGCTGCTCGATCCGAGGACGCGCATGTGA
- a CDS encoding ABC transporter substrate-binding protein, translating to MKAPLRAQAFREFSAGVALAAMMTFGAPTYAATPADTLVEGFAIDDLMTLDPAEAFEFSAAEFIANSYNKLVNLDLQDTSKIVGELADSWTISDDSLTYTFKLKPGLKFASGNPITAADVAYSFERVVKLDKAPGFLITQFGITGDNVAEKAKALDPLTFQLTVDKAYAPSFVLNVLTSMTASVIDKEVVLQHVKPVTPSDEFKYDNDFGNDWLKSAYAGSGPFKLVVWKANEALVLERNDNATIHQAALKRVIYRHMKESSGQRLALENGDIDIARNLEPGDADAIAAKEGYAVTSAPKGTLFLLGLNQKNQYLAKPQVRQAIKYLVDYDAIASTLIKGIGQVHQTFLPSGQLGALEDKPFSLDVGKAKALLAEAGLPDGFTVTLDVRNTQPVSGIAESLQQTFAQAGIKLELIAGDGKQVLTKCRARQHDMCFSQWGSDYFDPNSNAETFTVNADNSDASKNKTLAWRNAWDPGELNEVTHAALLEKDAAKRAAMYQELERKVIDTGPYAFIYQQIEVAGYLSKVKDFKLGPSFDTNYVFPISKD from the coding sequence ATGAAAGCGCCGCTTCGGGCCCAAGCCTTCCGCGAATTCTCCGCCGGTGTCGCACTGGCTGCAATGATGACCTTCGGCGCTCCGACTTATGCCGCAACGCCCGCCGACACCCTGGTCGAGGGCTTTGCCATTGACGATCTGATGACCCTCGATCCGGCGGAGGCCTTCGAATTTTCGGCCGCCGAGTTCATCGCCAACAGCTACAACAAGCTGGTCAATCTCGATCTCCAGGACACTTCGAAGATCGTTGGCGAGCTGGCGGACAGCTGGACGATATCGGATGACAGTCTGACCTATACATTCAAGCTCAAGCCCGGGCTGAAATTCGCCTCCGGCAATCCGATTACCGCTGCCGACGTTGCCTATTCCTTCGAACGGGTGGTCAAGCTCGACAAGGCTCCCGGCTTCCTGATCACCCAGTTCGGCATCACCGGCGACAATGTCGCGGAAAAGGCGAAGGCGCTCGATCCGCTGACCTTCCAGCTCACCGTCGACAAGGCCTACGCGCCAAGCTTCGTGCTCAATGTCCTGACGTCGATGACCGCCTCGGTGATCGACAAGGAGGTGGTACTGCAGCACGTCAAGCCGGTGACGCCGAGCGACGAGTTCAAGTATGACAACGACTTCGGCAACGATTGGCTGAAGTCGGCCTACGCCGGCTCCGGTCCGTTTAAGCTGGTCGTCTGGAAGGCCAACGAGGCGCTGGTACTGGAGCGCAATGACAATGCGACTATCCATCAGGCCGCGCTGAAGCGCGTCATCTATCGCCACATGAAGGAAAGCTCCGGCCAGCGGCTAGCCCTTGAGAACGGCGATATCGATATCGCCCGTAACCTTGAGCCTGGCGACGCCGATGCCATCGCCGCCAAGGAAGGCTATGCCGTCACTTCGGCGCCGAAGGGCACGCTGTTCCTGCTCGGCCTCAACCAGAAGAACCAGTATCTGGCCAAGCCGCAGGTTCGACAGGCCATCAAGTATCTGGTCGACTACGACGCCATCGCCTCGACCCTGATCAAGGGGATTGGCCAAGTTCACCAAACCTTCCTGCCCTCCGGCCAGCTCGGCGCCCTGGAAGACAAGCCGTTTTCGCTGGACGTTGGCAAAGCCAAGGCCTTGCTCGCCGAGGCCGGTCTGCCCGATGGCTTTACCGTGACGCTCGACGTGCGCAATACGCAGCCGGTATCCGGCATTGCCGAAAGCCTGCAGCAGACCTTTGCCCAGGCCGGCATCAAGCTGGAGCTGATCGCCGGCGACGGCAAGCAGGTGCTGACCAAGTGCCGGGCTCGGCAGCACGACATGTGCTTCAGCCAATGGGGTTCGGACTATTTCGACCCCAATTCCAATGCCGAGACCTTCACCGTCAACGCCGACAACTCGGACGCCAGCAAGAACAAGACCCTCGCTTGGCGCAACGCCTGGGATCCGGGCGAACTCAATGAAGTGACCCACGCCGCCCTGCTCGAAAAGGATGCCGCCAAGCGCGCCGCCATGTATCAGGAGCTGGAGCGCAAAGTCATCGATACCGGCCCCTATGCCTTCATCTACCAGCAGATTGAGGTTGCCGGTTATTTGTCCAAGGTGAAGGACTTCAAGCTCGGTCCCAGCTTCGACACCAACTATGTCTTCCCCATCTCGAAGGACTGA
- a CDS encoding ABC transporter substrate-binding protein: MPILVKHLRYLSASAALAAVVACTGPAFAATPADTLVEGFAIDDIITLDPGEAFELSTAEVTANSYSLLVRLDLDDTTKVKGDLADSWTVSDDGLTYTFKLKPGLKFASGNPVTADDVAFSAERLIKMDKSPAFLFGQFGFTGDNVTEKVKAIDPLTVSFTVDKPYATSFVLNVLSSTAGSVLDKKLVMEHAKAVTPSTEYKWDTDFGNDWLKTNSAGSGPFKIVTWKANEAVVLERNDNYFGEPAKLKRVIYRHMKESSGQRLALENGDIDIARNLEPGDLGAATANKDLATISAPKGTVYYISLNQKNPNLAKPEVIQAFKYLVDYDAIGATLIKGIGEIHQSFLPKGQLGAINDNPYKFDVAKAKELLAKAGLGDGFTVTMDTRNTEPVTGIAESFQQTLGQAGVKLEIIPGDGKQTLTKYRARQQDMYIGQWGSDYFDPNSNADTFTSNPDNSDEGKTKTLAWRNAWDPKELDAKTKAALLEKDTAKRAAIYEDLQRKVLESGPFVVIFQQIEVAAYSAKLQGFKLGPSYDTNLVASISK; this comes from the coding sequence ATGCCAATTCTGGTGAAGCATCTTCGATATTTGTCGGCCAGCGCTGCGTTGGCGGCTGTCGTGGCCTGCACCGGCCCGGCTTTTGCTGCCACGCCGGCCGACACGCTCGTCGAGGGCTTCGCCATCGACGACATCATTACTCTCGACCCAGGCGAGGCTTTCGAGCTGTCGACGGCCGAGGTCACTGCCAACAGCTATTCGCTGCTCGTCCGCCTCGATCTCGACGACACGACAAAGGTAAAGGGCGATCTGGCCGACAGCTGGACCGTCTCAGATGATGGCCTCACCTATACGTTCAAGCTGAAGCCCGGACTGAAGTTTGCCTCCGGCAATCCAGTGACCGCCGACGATGTCGCCTTCTCGGCCGAGCGCCTGATCAAGATGGACAAGAGTCCGGCTTTCCTGTTCGGTCAGTTTGGCTTCACCGGCGATAATGTGACGGAGAAGGTCAAGGCGATCGATCCGCTCACCGTCTCCTTCACCGTCGACAAGCCATATGCGACCTCCTTCGTGCTCAACGTGCTTTCGTCGACGGCCGGTTCGGTGCTCGACAAGAAGCTGGTCATGGAGCACGCCAAGGCGGTGACCCCGTCCACTGAGTACAAATGGGACACCGATTTCGGAAATGATTGGCTGAAGACCAATTCGGCTGGCTCCGGGCCTTTCAAAATCGTGACCTGGAAGGCCAACGAGGCAGTCGTTCTTGAGCGCAACGACAACTATTTTGGCGAGCCGGCCAAGCTGAAGCGCGTGATCTATCGTCATATGAAGGAAAGTTCCGGCCAACGCCTGGCGCTTGAGAACGGCGACATCGACATCGCCCGCAACCTTGAGCCGGGTGATCTCGGCGCGGCGACGGCCAATAAGGACCTCGCCACCATTTCGGCGCCAAAGGGCACTGTCTACTATATCTCGCTCAACCAGAAGAACCCCAACCTCGCCAAGCCAGAGGTCATCCAGGCTTTCAAGTATCTGGTCGACTACGATGCCATTGGCGCGACCCTGATCAAGGGCATAGGCGAGATCCACCAGTCCTTCTTGCCGAAGGGCCAGTTGGGCGCCATCAACGACAATCCCTACAAGTTCGACGTCGCGAAAGCCAAGGAGCTGCTCGCCAAGGCCGGCCTTGGTGATGGTTTCACCGTCACCATGGACACCCGCAACACCGAGCCGGTGACCGGCATCGCCGAGAGCTTCCAGCAGACGCTGGGGCAGGCGGGTGTCAAACTCGAAATCATCCCGGGCGACGGCAAGCAGACCCTGACCAAATACCGCGCCCGTCAGCAAGACATGTATATTGGCCAGTGGGGCTCGGACTATTTCGATCCCAACTCCAATGCCGACACGTTTACCTCCAACCCGGACAATTCCGACGAGGGCAAGACCAAGACGCTCGCCTGGCGTAACGCTTGGGATCCGAAGGAGCTCGATGCCAAAACCAAGGCGGCGCTGCTCGAAAAGGATACGGCCAAGCGCGCTGCCATCTACGAGGATCTACAGCGGAAGGTGCTGGAAAGCGGCCCGTTCGTCGTGATCTTCCAGCAGATCGAGGTGGCAGCCTATTCAGCCAAACTGCAGGGCTTCAAGCTCGGTCCGTCCTACGACACCAACCTGGTCGCTTCCATTTCGAAATGA
- a CDS encoding pyridoxal phosphatase, with translation MPFRMIALDLDGTILDPEGRIRPRTIAALDFARARGLEVTLVTGRHHSVTRPYYEELGLSGPAICCNGTYVYDFLAGRVLSGEPFDHGDARRLVASCRQHGVDMLVYLDDVMLYEVLTPHLQKLGAWIDGLSTRPKPELRQVASVEVVLDAAPNVWKFVVTHSDAGRLAAWYAAAEAMPAYSAEYSWHDRIDVMPAGRSKGSRLLSWAEGRGIAPSEIVAFGDNFNDLGMLTSVGLGIAMGNAPDGVKAKVGEVIGGNDTDAIAERIESLLA, from the coding sequence ATGCCCTTTCGGATGATCGCCCTCGACCTTGATGGAACGATTCTCGATCCAGAAGGGCGCATCCGCCCGCGCACCATCGCCGCGCTGGATTTCGCCAGGGCGCGCGGTCTTGAGGTCACGCTGGTGACCGGCCGGCACCACTCGGTTACCCGGCCCTATTACGAGGAGCTTGGGCTATCCGGTCCAGCCATCTGCTGTAACGGCACCTATGTCTATGATTTTTTGGCTGGGCGCGTTCTGAGCGGCGAGCCTTTTGATCACGGCGATGCCCGGCGCCTCGTTGCCTCCTGCCGCCAGCACGGCGTCGATATGCTGGTCTACCTCGACGACGTCATGCTCTACGAGGTGCTGACGCCCCACCTTCAAAAGCTTGGTGCGTGGATCGATGGTCTGTCCACCCGGCCGAAGCCTGAGCTCCGGCAGGTCGCCTCGGTGGAGGTGGTGCTGGACGCCGCTCCCAATGTCTGGAAGTTCGTCGTCACCCATTCCGACGCCGGTCGCCTCGCCGCATGGTACGCGGCCGCGGAGGCCATGCCCGCTTATAGCGCCGAATACTCCTGGCATGATCGTATCGACGTCATGCCGGCTGGCCGCAGTAAGGGCAGCCGCCTTCTGTCCTGGGCCGAGGGACGCGGGATTGCTCCCTCGGAGATTGTCGCTTTCGGCGATAACTTCAACGATTTGGGCATGCTGACCAGCGTTGGCCTTGGCATCGCCATGGGCAATGCCCCCGACGGTGTCAAAGCCAAGGTCGGTGAGGTCATCGGTGGCAACGACACTGATGCCATCGCCGAACGCATCGAGAGCCTGCTTGCCTAA
- a CDS encoding ArsR/SmtB family transcription factor: MNRNFLTLNAADSYAALKGISSATRLDILRLLHAKGPMNVNEVSAALSLPQSTVATSVQALEEAELIDTKTVKAKKGHQKICSARYDEIIIRFDDAGALPRDETIEVSMPIGLYTSCDVRAPCGLCSGEGVIGLLDVPNFFLDPNRMQAGLLWFGRGYVEYKFPNNAKILNEEISAVEFSMELSSEVPGTNTNWPSDITLWINNVDVGTWTSPGDYGDKRGVYTPRWWKLEGSQYGKLKTWTVSKNGTFIDGIKISDVKLADLDLDNHHSIRMRIGIAEQAKRPGGINIFGRGFGNYDQDIIMRLYRPNES; encoded by the coding sequence TTGAACCGAAACTTCCTCACGCTGAACGCCGCCGACAGCTACGCCGCGCTCAAAGGCATATCCTCAGCCACCCGCCTGGACATTCTGCGCCTGCTGCACGCCAAAGGGCCCATGAATGTGAATGAAGTCAGCGCCGCGCTGTCGTTGCCACAATCAACCGTCGCCACGTCGGTGCAGGCCTTGGAAGAGGCCGAACTGATCGACACTAAGACGGTGAAGGCCAAGAAGGGGCATCAAAAGATCTGCTCGGCGCGCTACGACGAAATCATTATCCGTTTTGATGATGCGGGCGCGTTGCCGCGCGATGAGACGATCGAAGTGTCGATGCCGATCGGCCTCTACACCAGCTGCGATGTGCGCGCGCCCTGCGGTCTCTGCTCGGGCGAAGGCGTCATCGGCCTCCTCGACGTACCCAATTTCTTTCTCGATCCCAACCGCATGCAGGCGGGACTCCTTTGGTTCGGGCGCGGCTATGTCGAATATAAATTCCCTAATAATGCCAAGATATTGAATGAGGAAATCAGCGCTGTCGAGTTCTCGATGGAGCTGTCATCCGAGGTTCCGGGAACCAACACGAACTGGCCGTCGGACATTACGCTTTGGATCAACAATGTCGATGTCGGCACCTGGACCTCACCAGGCGACTATGGCGACAAACGAGGGGTCTACACACCGCGATGGTGGAAGCTCGAGGGGTCGCAATATGGCAAGCTCAAGACCTGGACCGTCTCAAAAAATGGTACATTCATTGACGGTATCAAAATTTCCGATGTGAAACTGGCGGACTTGGATCTCGACAACCACCATTCAATCCGGATGCGGATAGGCATTGCCGAACAAGCAAAACGTCCAGGTGGCATCAATATATTTGGACGAGGATTCGGTAATTACGACCAAGATATCATTATGCGCCTATACAGACCGAATGAATCCTAA
- a CDS encoding alpha-N-arabinofuranosidase yields the protein MKANVTIHRDFTISPVDDRLYSSFLEHLGRAIYTGIYEPGHPTADADGFRGDVIELVRALNTPYVRYPGGNFVSAYNWEDGIGPRGERPTRLDLAWRTRDNNHIGVNEFIDWCKKANTKPMLAVNLGSRGLDAARNFIEYCNHPGGSYWSDLRRQHGWKDPHNVKLWCLGNEMDGPWQVGHKSADEYGRLANETAKAMRLFDKSLELVVCGSSSADMPTFPDWEATVLDHTYDVIDHLSLHMYFANKEHDTLSYLAKSEKLDRYITSVAGVIDYIKAKKRSKKDVTISFDEWNVWYHSREEDKKILEGDDWPDAPHLLEDIYNFEDVLQVGGVLNTFIRRADRVKIACIAQLVNVIAPIMTETGGPAWKQTIYYPFLFASLYGRGTSLRAVVDGPTYDADIADDVPYLDVSVVRSTAESALTFFVVNRHLTETLDLAAALNGFPTARVIEHIQMTHPDLRAVNSAAHPDNVVPKTVGGTSVEEGTLRGKLPPLSYNVIRLSV from the coding sequence GTGAAAGCGAACGTGACGATCCACAGGGATTTCACCATTTCTCCTGTCGATGACCGGCTCTACAGCTCTTTCCTGGAACACCTGGGGCGGGCCATCTACACCGGCATTTATGAGCCCGGCCATCCCACCGCGGACGCCGACGGTTTTCGAGGCGATGTCATCGAACTGGTTCGCGCGCTCAACACACCTTACGTCCGTTACCCCGGCGGCAATTTCGTCTCGGCCTATAATTGGGAAGATGGCATCGGGCCACGGGGCGAACGCCCGACGCGCCTCGACCTCGCTTGGCGCACCCGTGACAACAACCATATCGGCGTCAACGAATTCATCGACTGGTGCAAAAAGGCCAATACCAAGCCGATGCTGGCCGTCAACCTCGGTTCGCGTGGGCTCGACGCAGCGCGCAACTTCATCGAATACTGCAACCACCCAGGCGGCTCTTACTGGAGCGACCTGCGCCGCCAGCACGGCTGGAAGGATCCGCATAACGTCAAGCTCTGGTGTCTCGGCAACGAGATGGATGGCCCCTGGCAGGTTGGCCACAAGTCGGCGGACGAATATGGCAGGCTCGCCAACGAGACAGCCAAGGCAATGCGCCTGTTCGACAAGTCCCTGGAACTGGTCGTTTGCGGGTCTTCCAGCGCCGACATGCCGACCTTCCCGGACTGGGAGGCGACCGTTCTCGACCACACCTATGACGTGATCGACCACCTGTCGCTGCACATGTATTTCGCCAACAAAGAGCATGACACACTGAGCTATCTCGCCAAGTCCGAGAAGCTCGACCGCTATATCACCTCGGTCGCCGGCGTTATCGACTATATCAAGGCGAAGAAGCGGTCCAAGAAGGACGTCACGATCTCCTTCGACGAGTGGAACGTCTGGTACCACAGCCGCGAAGAGGACAAGAAAATCCTGGAAGGCGACGATTGGCCGGACGCGCCGCACCTTCTGGAGGACATTTACAACTTCGAGGATGTGCTGCAGGTCGGCGGCGTCCTCAACACCTTCATCCGCCGCGCCGACCGGGTGAAGATCGCCTGCATCGCCCAACTGGTCAACGTCATCGCGCCGATCATGACCGAGACGGGTGGCCCGGCCTGGAAGCAGACCATCTATTATCCGTTCCTGTTCGCTTCGCTTTACGGTCGTGGCACCTCGCTGCGCGCGGTGGTCGACGGGCCGACCTATGACGCCGACATCGCTGACGATGTGCCGTATCTCGACGTCTCGGTGGTTCGGTCAACAGCCGAGAGCGCCCTCACCTTCTTCGTGGTGAACCGCCACCTTACCGAAACACTCGACTTGGCGGCGGCGCTCAATGGTTTCCCAACAGCGCGTGTCATCGAGCATATTCAGATGACGCACCCCGATCTCAGGGCCGTCAACTCAGCCGCCCACCCCGACAATGTGGTGCCCAAGACGGTCGGAGGTACGAGTGTCGAGGAGGGCACGCTCCGCGGCAAGCTGCCGCCGCTGTCCTACAACGTCATACGTCTTTCGGTTTGA